The nucleotide window GGACCGATCCCATGAACTCGGGGTCTCCCCGGTCAGTACGGGTATCGCGGCGGCCCTGACCGTACTCGCCGCCGCGTCGAAGGCGATGACCGTGGTGGAAGTCGGTGCCGGGGCCGGTGTTTCCGGAGTATGCCTGCTGCGCGGCATGGGACCGAACTCAGTACTGACAACGATTGACTCGGATGTAGACCATCTTCGGGCCGCACGCGAGGCCTACGGGGAGGCAGGGATTCCTGCGAACCGCACCCGGACCATCTCCGGGCGGGCAGCCGACGTACTTCCCCGCCTGACAGATGCTGCCTACGATCTTGTTTTCCTCGATGCGGACAAGGCGAACCTCCCGCTTTATGCTGACCAGGCGGTCCGTCTGTTGAAGCGGGGAGGACTGCTCCTGATCAACGATGCCCTGGACAGCGGCAAGGTTGCTGATCCCGCGGCACGGGACGCCTCCACGAACACCCTGCGGCAGGTCGGGAAGACGCTGCGCACTCACGATCAGCTGGTCAGCACGCTGCTGCCCGCCGGGAATGGTCTTCTGATGGCTGTGAAGATGCCCGCCTGATCAGCGTGCCGTCTGGCCGATCAGGCTTTCTAGCCCGTTACCGTGAGCAGGCAGTCTTTGAGCTTGCCTGCTTCTTCGGCATTGAGTTCGACGACCAGGCGTCCACCGCCGTCGATCGGAACCCGCATGATGAGGCTGCGTCCCTCTTTGGTGACCTCCATGGGTCCATCACCGGTACGGGGTTTCATCGCAGCCATCTAAGTAGTTTCCTTCCACGGTGCGCGACCGGACGAAGGCCGCGGTCAACATTGCACGGCGGAGACTCCCCCCGTACGCTCGTCCACACTTATTATCCCGCAGAAGTGCGCGCCGAGCTAATCGCGGGTGCGGCGCCCATCACACCGCTACGGTGAAGAGTCCCGCACCCAGCAGGACGCAAGGTGGTCGTTGACGTATCCGGTTGCCTGCTGCATGGCATAGGCGGTGGTGGGACCGACGAAGCGAAACCCTCGGGACTTCAGTTCCTTCGCGAGCGCAACCGACTCCGGCACGACGGCGGGGACATCCGTCAGCGACTTGGGCGCGGCTTGAGGCGGCGGCCGGTGTGCGTCCAGTATTCCCTCCAGCGTGGCGCCGGCAGGCAGGGCGAGTAGAGCGCGGGCGTTCGCTACGGTTGCAAGGATCTTGGCCCGGTTGCGCACGATGCCCGCATCTCCGAGCAGGCGCGCGACGTCGTCGTCGTCGAAAGCGGCAACTCCGTCGGGATCGAAACCGGCGAAGGCAGCCCGAAAATTCTCCCGCTTGCGCAGGATGGTGATCCAGCTCAGCCCGGACTGGAACGCTTCGAGGCTGATTCTTTCGAAGAGCGCGGCATCGCCAGTGACCGGACGCCCCCACTCGTTGTCGTGGTAGGCCTCGTATTCCGCGCTCGACACCGCCCAGGCGCACCGCAGGTGGCCATCGCTGCCACTGACCGCGGTCACCGGCCGTCCCGGTTCTGTTCCTGCAGCGCTTCAATGAGCGCATCGCGCTCAGCGAGGGCTGCGGCCAGGCTGTCCAGGACCTCGTCCACCTGGTCCATGCGATATCCGCGCAGACCAAGCGAGAACCGGACCCGGCCCACGTCCGCAGCGCCCGGATGTTCCGGGAGCAGCACCGGCGGCAGGGAAGGCGTCGGTTCAACCAGTCCAGGAAGGGCTCTGGGCTCTCCTCCTGAAGACGCACCGGGGCCCGGCCAACTCCGCCCGACGGCAAAAAAGGCTGTGGCGCCCACTGCCGCAACCGCGATCACAACGAGGAACACCGTCATGACCTAGGGTCCGGTATGCCGGGCTGTGTCAGCGAGTACGGCGCGAACGGCGTCTGCAGGGTCATCGACCAGGTGAACCAGTGACAGGTCCTTCTCCGAAATCATTCCGTTGGCGAGCAGTGTGTCCCGTACCCAGTTCCACAGCGGACCCCAGAACTCGGTACCGATCAGCACGATCGGGAAGGACGTGACCTTCTGGGTCTGGACCAGCGTCATCGCCTCGAAGAGCTCATCCAGGGTCCCAAAACCTCCCGGCAACACAATGAAGCCCTGCGCATATTTGACGAACATGGTTTTGCGGGCGAAGAAGTAGCGGAAGTTGATGCCGAGATCCACCCACTCGTTCATTCCCTGCTCAAAGGGAAGTTCGATGCCGAGCCCCACTGAAACCCCACCGGCCTCGCAGGCACCCTTGTTCGCAGCCTCCATTGCACCCGGGCCCCCGCCGGTGATCACGGCGTATCCGGCCTCCACCAGGAGCCGTCCCACTTCCTCGCCGACCGCGTAGTACGGAGAGTCCCTCGGAGTCCGCGCGGAACCAAACACACTGATGGCCCGTCCCAATTCCGAGAGGGTCCCGAAGCCTTCCACGAATTCGCTCTGGATCCGCAGGACCCGCCATGGGTCCGTTTTGGTGAAAGGTGTCTCCTCCTCGGAGTCCAACAGGTACCGATCGGACTGCGCGGTCCTTGCCTGGTCCCGGCGGAGTTCCACCTGGCCACGGCGCCGCGCAGGTGCCGCCGGAGGACCGGTGTGCTGATCGTTTGTGCCGCTGTGGAGACTCATACACCCAAGGCTAACCGCCGCAAACACCCTTGCGCGTTGGTTGCTCTTGAATCACGATTTCCACTTTCCGCAAGCCGATGTATCGCCGGCGGGGAATTCTTCGCTACATTTCTCTCTATGACTCGTGACACACAGTCGAGCACGCCCACGTCCGCGTCCAACTCGTCAGCACAGCCTCTCGTCTCTTTGAAGAACGTCAACAAGCACTTTGGCGAACTCCATGTGCTCAAGGACATCAACCTCGAAGTTGCCCGCGGCGAGGTGGTGGTGGTGATCGGGCCCTCCGGGTCCGGCAAGTCCACGCTGTGCCGCGCCATCAATCGCCTGGAAACCATCGACAACGGCGAAATCCGGATCGACGGCAAGGAGCTGCCCGCTGAAGGCAAGGCGCTGGCAAAGCTGCGCGCCGACGTCGGCATGGTGTTCCAGTCCTTCAATCTGTTCGCGCACAAGTCCATCCTCGAGAATGTGACTCTCGGCCCCGTGAAGGTCAAGGGAATGAAGACTCCCGCGGCGAAGGAGCTCGCGATGTCGCTGCTGAAGCGCGTTGGGGTGGACAACCAGGCGCAGAAGCTTCCCGCACAGCTGTCCGGAGGCCAACAGCAGCGAGTCGCGATTGCGCGTGCGCTCGCGATGCAGCCGAAGGTGATGCTCTTCGATGAACCTACGTCTGCGCTGGACCCGGAGATGATCAACGAAGTCCTGGACGCCATGGTCGCCCTGGCCAAGGAAGGGATGACCATGATCGTCGTCACCCACGAGATGGGCTTCGCCCGCAAGGCTGCCGACCGTGTGCTCTTCATGGCTGACGGTCAGATTGTCGAGCAGGCCAAGCCGGAAGAGTTTTTCACCAACCCGCAGAGCGATCGTGCCAAGGACTTCCTCGGCAAGATCCTCGCCCACTAACCACCGACGAATTCCCATCAGGAAATAACGCGAGGAGAAATCATGCGAACAACACGATACGGGGCACTGGCCATGGCCGCGGCTGCCGCACTCACCCTGTCCGCCTGCGGCGGCGGCGGCGAGACCGAAGGCGGAGGAGAAGGCACCGGCGAAGCAGCTGCCGAATCCGTACGCATCGGCATCAAATTCGACCAGCCGGGCCTCGGCTTCGATGAGGGCGGCGAGTACACCGGCTTCGACGTCGATGTGGCCAAGTACGTCGCCGGTGAACTCGGCTACAGCGAAGACCAGATCGAATGGGTGGAAGCACCTTCCGCCAACCGTGAAAACCTGCTCTCCAACGAGCAGGTTGACATGATCTTCGCGACGTACTCGATCACCGACACCCGCAAGGAGACAGTGGACTTCGCCGGTCCGTACTTCATCGCCGGCCAGGACCTGCTGGTTCCTGTGGACAGCGACATCACCGGTCCGGAAGACCTCGATGGCAGGAACCTCTGCTCCGTCACCGGGTCCACTTCCGCCCAGCGCGTGAAGGACGAATTCGCCGAGGGCGTCAACCTGGTCGAGCAGCCCGGATACGCGGAGTGCGTCAGCCTGATGAGCGGCGGACAGATCGACGCCGTCACCACAGATGACATCATCCTTGCGGGTCTTGCTGCGCAGGAATCCAATCAGGGACAGTTCAAGGTCGTGGGCAACCCGTTCTCGGAGGAGAACTACGGTGTTGGCCTCACCAAGGGCAGCGAACTGTGCTCCGACATCAATGCCGCCATCGAGAAGATGATCGAGGAAGGTGCCTGGGAAGAAGCCCTGGCAAACAACCTGGAAGGCGTCGACTACGAGCCGAACGCGGAACTGAACCCGCCGACGCCGGACGACTGCGCCTAACACCCTCGAAATCCGTGTGGGGGCTGCTTTGCAGCCCCCACACGGCCGTCTGACGAACTGACAAGAAAGGTTGCCGTGGACGGTTTCCTGTCGCTCTTCGAGCAATACGACGTCGCAGGGGCGTTCTGGGTCAACATCCAGTTAACATTCTTTGCGGCGATCTGGTCCCTGCTCCTCGGAACGCTCCTGGCCCTGTTCAGGATCTCACCCATCGCGAGCCTGCAGTGGTTCGGCGCCTCCTACGTCAACATCTTCCGCAATACGCCGTTGACGATCATCCTCGCCTTCGGTGTACTGGCACTGTTCGGCCAATTGGTTGTCAGCCTGGCAGATGACTTTGACCTGAATTTCTTCCGGCTGGCGGTTCTCGGACTGAGCCTTTACCACGCAGCTTTCGTCTGTGAGGCAATTCGAAGCGGCGTCAACACCGTCCCGCTGGGACAGGCAGAGGCAGCCCGCGCGATCGGTCTGTCATTCCTTCCGGCTGCCCGGCTCGTCATTCTTCCGCAAGCGTTCCGCGGCGCCATCGCGCCGCTCGGCAACGTTCTGATCGCGCTCACCAAAAACTCAACCGTTGCTGCCGCCGGTTCAGTCGCTGAGTCCGCCGGCCTGATGAAAACCATGATCGAGTTCCGTTCTGACATGGTGATCCCGATCTTCTTCACCTTCGCGATGGGCTTTGTGATCATCGTGATCCCGATCGGCCTGCTCACTACCTGGGCATCCAAGAAACTGGCGGTGGCACGATGAGCGCCCAACAGGTCCTTTTCGACGCGCCGGGCCCCAAGGCAAAGCGCAACATACTGATCGGTAACATCGCCGGCGCCCTGCTCATCGTTGGGTTACTCGCATGGCTGACGATCACGCTCGCGGAGCGTGGGCAATTGGAACCCGCGAAATGGACACCTTTCCTGGAAGGCAGGACCTGGGAATTCTTCCTCCTCCCGGGACTCCTGAACACTCTCCGGGCGGCCGGCGTAGCGATCGTCACCTCGGTGGTCCTCGGACTCCTTCTCGGCATCGGACGGCTCTCGCATTTCCTTCCGCTCCGGTGGCTGGCCGGCGTGGTCGTCGAGTTCCTTCGCGCGGTTCCGGTCCTGCTGATGATGATCTTTCTCTGGCTCGCCATCGGCGCGGCGGGCATCATGCGCCCACAGGATATCCCCTTCGTCGCTGTGGTCACGGCGCTGACGCTTTACAACGGATCAGTCATCGCTGAACTTGTCCGCTCCGGCGTGGAAGGACTGCCCAAGGGACAACGGGAAGCCGGAATGGCCATCGGTATGACCCGCAATCAATCGCTGAGAAGCATCGAGGTGCCCCAGGCCCTCACAGCCATGCTGCCCGCGCTGATTAGTCAGTTCGTGGTGATCCTGAAGGACTCAGCGCTCGGCTACATCATCACGTATACCGAGCTCCTGCAGAATGCGCGCCGGTTGGGCGTTGGTGAGGGAAACCTGCTTCAGGCCCTGCTCATCGCAGCCGTCATCTTCATCATCATCAACTTCGCGCTCTCATCCCTGGCAAACCGGCTGTCGAAGCTCCTCAGCTTCCGGACAACGGGAACGACAAAGAAGGAGAACGTCAGCAACGTGGTAGTTGCAGATCCCACCAACGCGTAGCGCCCACGATTCGTGCGAGTGGCTCGCCTGAACCTCCCGTTCAGGCGAGCCACTCGCTTAACGCCTTGAGGCAAACACGGATTGCATCTGCATGGACATGTTCATCGTCCGAGTGGGCGAGGAGCGCGTCACCGGGACCGAAGTTCACAGCCGGTATGCCAAGCGCACTAAAGCGGGCCACGTCGGTCCAGCCGTACTTCGGCTTCGGCTCCCCACCGACCGCCGCAACAAAGGCAGCGGCAGCGGGATGATTCAGCCCGGGACGCGCACCGGCAGCGGCATCCGTCCGCTCCAACTCAAAACCAACAAGCAGGTCACGGACGTACTTTTCAGCGTCCTCCGGACTCTTATCCGGAGCAAACCGGTAATTCACCTCGGCAATGGCCCTATCGGGAATCACATTGCCTGCGGTGCCGCCGCTGATCAGGACAGCGTTGAGGCTCTCCCGGAAATCGAGCCCGTCCACCGATACCGTGGCCGGCTGGTGATCCCGAAGCCGAACAAGTACCTCCGCCATCTTGTGAATGGCGTTCTCCCCCATCCAGGCCCGGGCAGAGTGGGCTGCGCGCCCCGTCGTCGTGACGTTGAAGCGGGCCGTTCCATTGCAACCGCCTTCGACGGTGCCGTTGGTGGGTTCGAGCAGCACCGCGAAATCGGCCTCGAGCCAGGTGGGATGACTTTCGGCCAACCGGCCGAGTCCGCTGAGGGATGCCTCGACCTCCTCGTGGTCGTAGAAGACATAGGTGATGTCCCGGGACGGCTCGGTCAGTGCAGCAGCAAGCGCGAGCTGGACGGCGACACCGCCCTTCATATCGGTGGCGCCGCGCCCATAGAGAACTTCGCCATCCCAGGCGCTCGGCACGGTACCGCGGGAACCGGGCACATGCGGCAGCGGCACGGTGTCGAGATGACCCGCAAGGATGACCCGCTCGGCACGACCCAGATTCGTCCGGCCGATCAGCGAGTCACCGTCCCGGACCACTTCCAGGTGGGAACACGCTCGAAGGATCCCCTCCACCGCATCGGCCAACGCGCGCTCGTTACCCGAGACACTGTTGATGTCCATGATGTCGGCTGTGAGCTGCGCGACGTCTGCACGGGGATCGAGGCGCTGGAATCCGGAATCTGTCATGACCTCAAGCCTACTGGGCGAGGTGGCAGGGGCCGGTAGCCGCTACTCGGTAGAATGGAGGCCATGACTGAGACGGCTTCCGCTTCCCTGACCCCCTCCGAAACCACCGCACGAACCGCTTTCGGCGTCGGCCTGGCCACGCTGGCCGAAGACGGAACGGTACTCGATGTCTGGTACCCGCAGCCGGTTCTAGGCGAAGCTTCCGGCGATGCTGATGCGCTGTCCGCCGAACTCGCCGCCATCGCAGCCCCGGATGCACTGCGCGGCGTCACCCAGGAAGTACTGTCGACAACTTCCCTGCTCGACGACGCCCCGACCGACGCAGCGGATGCCTACCTCCGGCTCCACCTGCTTTCGCACCGCCTCGTACAGCCGAACAGCATCAACCTCGACGGGCTCTTCGGATTGCTCGCCAACGTGGTGTGGACGAACTTCGGCCCCTGCGCCGTCAACAACTTCGAAACCACTCGCCTGCACCTGCGTACCCGCGGCACGGTGGTGGTGTACGGCGTGGACAAGTTCCCGCGCATGGTTGACTACGTGATGCCCTCGGGCGTTCGGATCGCCGACGCCGACCGGGTTCGCCTGGGCGCGCATCTGGCCGAAGGCACCACCGTCATGCACGAAGGTTTTGTGAACTTCAATGCCGGGACGCTCGGCCATTCAATGGTCGAGGGTCGCATTTCCGCCGGCGTCGTCGTGGGCAACGGCTCCGACATCGGCGGCGGCTCCTCGATCATGGGTACGCTGTCCGGCGGCGGCAAGGAACGCATCAGCATCGGCGAGCGCTGCCTCCTGAGCGCACAGGCCGGGATCGGTATTTCCCTCGGTGACGACTGCGTGGTGGAAGCCGGTCTCTACATCACCGCAGGAACCAAGGTGACTCTTCCGGACGGCTCAATCGCCAAGGCCGCTGAGCTCTCCGGACAGTCCGGGGTGCTCTTCATCCGCAACTCGACCACCGGCGTCGTTGAAGCACGGCAGCGTTCAGGGCAGGGAATCGCACTGAACGCTGCCCTCCACGCCAACTAGGGAACTGAGTGCGCCAGACCAAAAAGCAGGCCCGACGACGGCGCCGCCTCCGCGCAGCCGGTGTCCTCACGGTGCTGACGGCTGTCGTCGGGGGTGGAGCCTACCTGGCCATCAGCCAGCTGAACTCCTCTGAGGTGCTGGTCCGTGAACGGTGCAGCGCCGTCGTCGGAACAGATACCTATGAGTTGGCACCGGAGCAGGCCGCGAACGCGTCCACCATCGCGGGCGTGGCCGTGACCCGCGGTCTCCCGCCGCGGGCGGTCTCAATCGCGTTGGCCACCGCGGTTCAGGAATCGGGCTTGCGGAATCTGGACTACGGTGACCAGGCGGGGCCGGACTCACGCGGATTGTTCCAACAGCGTCCATCCCAGGGCTGGGGCACCGAGGAGCAGGTGCAGGATCCGATTTACGCTGCCGGCGCCTTTTACGACGAGCTGGTCACCGTTCCGGGATACCAGACCCTGCCCGTCACGGAAGCCGCACAACTCGTTCAACGCAGCGCCTACCCGGACGCCTATGCCGATCACGAGCCGGAGGCGCGCGCCTTCGCCTCAGCGCTGACCGGCCAGTCCCCCGCTTCGCTGAACTGTGTGCTGCGCAAGCCGGCGGAATCCGGGGACGCGACAGCCGTGACCGAACGGTTCGCCGCCGTCTTTCCCGCCCTCCCCACCGGACCCACGGAACAGGGTCTGGTGACCAGCGCATCCGGATCTCAAGGGTGGGCCGCGGCCCAGTTCGCGGTGGCCCATGCGAAAGAACTCGGCATCACGTCTGTCTCCCACGCGGGGCTGCAGTGGAACCGGACCGACGGCGGCTGGACCACCGCGGATACAGAGACCGGCCAGGTGCTCATCACCCTCGCCGAGGTCGCTACCTAGCAGGCGCTACGCGATGATTTCCACCACCGGCTGGACGTAGCTACGGAAGGTGGCTTCGTCGTCGTACAGGTCCTCACTCAGAATGAGCATGTCCGGTTCGATGTACCAGGCGCGGATCTCGCTCAGGGGCAGCTCCACCACGGCGAGTGAGAAGTTCCTCGCGGGCCGTCCGAGCTCGAGTTCGCGTTCCCGGACGAGATCACCGAACCGCCGCTGACCGCCGTCGTGCATGCGCTTGACTTCGCGCTGTCGCCAGAACGCGTCACGCTCCTGCGTCCATGCCAGCGCTGTCCCATAGTGAGCGTGGGTGAGGCGCTGCAGTGCGGGCATGGAATCGAACTCCGGGAAGTCCGGCGGCGTGGGAAGTTCCGTCCCGTTCCCGTGACCGGCAACCAGTTCATACCACCAGGCTTCCCACTCGACCCGCAGCGCAGGAACTCCGCCGGCGGCGTGGACCACCTGTCGCGGATCCAGGCAGCGGACAGCAGGTTTCACCGGAGATACAGCCGGTTTGCCGATCACACCGAGACCTGCGCAGTCCCGCAGATACAGCGCGAAGCACATGGCCAGAGACGTACCCGCTCCCACTTTCCAGGAGTGCGCTCCATTGACGTGCATACGGTGTCCTCGCCTCTCCGCCGGTCCAACCCAGAACGGCTCGCGCGCGTGATCCTCCAAGGGTAGACCGATAGCCCCGACGTCTCCAGAGCAAGAGCCCGGTGACTCACTTAGGTCCGAAATGCCCCCGGTCGGTAGGCTTGAATCCATGAAGATACTCGTTACCGGCGGAAGCGGTTACATTGGCTCGCACACCACGCTTGCACTCCTGGAGGCGGGCCACGACGTCGTCGTAGTGGATAATCTCTACAATTCAAGCGAGACCGCCCTGAAGCGGGTCGAGGAGCTTGCCGGCCGCGACGTGGCTTTCCGTAAGGTGGATCTGCTCGATGAGCACGCGCTCGACGCCGTGTTCGAAGCCGAAGCCGTCGAAGCCGTCATCCACTTCGCCGGGTTGAAGGCAGTCGGTGAATCAGTGGAAAAGCCGCTGTTCTACTATCACAACAACGTCGGCGGCACGTTGAATCTGCTGCGCACCATGGACCGCCACAACGTCCGCACCCTGGTCTTCAGTTCCTCAGCCACCGTTTACGGTGCGTCCGAAGAGGTGCCGCTCATCGAGAAAATGCCGCTGGATGCGACCAACCCATACGGCCGCACCAAGGAGCAGATCGAAGACATCCTGAGCGACGTCGGAGCCTCCGACAGCCGCTGGAACATCGCGCTGCTGCGCTACTTCAACCCGGTAGGTGCGCATGAGTCGGGGCGTATCGGCGAAGACCCAACGGGTATCCCGAATAACCTGCTGCCCTTCGTGGCGCAGGTGGCGGTCGGCAGGCGCGAGAAAGTGATGGTATTCGGCAACGACTACCCCACCCCGGACGGCACCGGCATCCGCGACTACATCCATGTGGTGGATCTAGCGGACGGCCACGTAGCGGCCCTGAACTACCTCACCTCCCACGCCGGGGTGCACCGCTGGAACCTGGGTACCGGCAATGGATCGTCAGTGCTCGAGGTGCTCGCCGCATTCTCGAAGGCCGCCGGCCATGAGGTTCCCTACGAGTTCGCCCCCCGCCGACCGGGAGATGCAGCGGTCAGCTACGCGGACCCTTCGTCAGCCCTGGCGGACCTCGGGTGGTCTGCACATAATTCGCTGGACCAGATGTGCGAGGACCACTGGCGCTGGCAGAAGAACAACCCGCAGGGTTACGCCTCCTGATCCTGCCTGCTCCCACGGCCCTGCCGCAAAGTTAACGTACGACGACGGCCGGTCACCTTCCCCACAGAGGTGACCGGCCGTCGTCGTACTGGAACTTCTTAGCGTGCGGGGTAGTGCCGTTCCCCGGCGCCTGTGTACAGCTGGCGCGGGCGGCCGATCTTGGTCTGCGGATCCTGCATCATCTCGCGCCACTGCGCAATCCATCCGGGCAGGCGGCCGATCGCGAAGAGGACGGTGAACATCTTCTCGGGGAAGCCCATCGCCTTGTAGATGAGGCCGGTGTAGAAGTCCACGTTTGGGTAGAGCTTGCGCTCGATGAAGTAGTCATCAGCAAGTGCCTTCTCTTCCAGGCGCATCGCGATGTCCAGGAGCTCGTCATTGCCCCCGAGCTTGGAAAGGATCTCGTGGGCCGTGGCCTTGACGATCTTGGCCCGCGGATCATAGTTCTTGTAGACGCGGTGCCCGAAGCCCATGAGCTTCACGCCGTCTTCCTTGTTCTTGACCTTTTCCATGAAGTCCTCGGGCTGCATGCCCTTGGCCTTGATGTCCCGGAGCATGTTCAGGACGGCTTCGTTGGCGCCGCCATGCAGCGGTCCGAACAGGGCGTTGATGCCGGCGGAGATTGACGCGAACATATTGGCGTTCGAGCTTCCCACCAGGCGGACCGTGGAGGTGGAACAGTTCTGCTCGTGGTCCGCATGGAGGATCAGCAGGAGGTCCAGCGCCTTGACCATTGTGGGATCAAGATCGTAGGGCTCGGCGGGGAGGCCGAAGCACAGGCGCATGAAGTTCTCCACGAGGTTCATGGAGTTGTCCGGGTACAGCATCGGCTGCCCGATGGACTTCTTGTGTGCATATGCGGCGATGACCGGCAGCTTCGCCATCAGGCGGAACGTGGAAAGCTCCACCTGCTCGTCGTCGAACGGGTCCAGCGAGTCCTGGTAGAACGTGGAGAGAGCCGAGACGGCTGAGGACAGCACCGGCATGGGGTGCGCGTCCCGCGGGAACCCACCGAAGAAGCCCTTGAGCTCCTCATGCAGGAGCGTGTGCCTGCGAATACGGTTGTCGAAGGCGGCCAGCTCGGTGGGCGTTGGCAGGTTCCCGTAGATGAGCAGGTAGGAAACCTCGAGGAAGCTCGAGTGCTGC belongs to Arthrobacter tumbae and includes:
- a CDS encoding citrate synthase yields the protein MTEHNGASLQYDGGSLSLPLIQAAEGNHGYDVSKLLKQTGAVTFDPGFMNTAATTSAITYIDGDQGILRYRGYPIDQLAQHSSFLEVSYLLIYGNLPTPTELAAFDNRIRRHTLLHEELKGFFGGFPRDAHPMPVLSSAVSALSTFYQDSLDPFDDEQVELSTFRLMAKLPVIAAYAHKKSIGQPMLYPDNSMNLVENFMRLCFGLPAEPYDLDPTMVKALDLLLILHADHEQNCSTSTVRLVGSSNANMFASISAGINALFGPLHGGANEAVLNMLRDIKAKGMQPEDFMEKVKNKEDGVKLMGFGHRVYKNYDPRAKIVKATAHEILSKLGGNDELLDIAMRLEEKALADDYFIERKLYPNVDFYTGLIYKAMGFPEKMFTVLFAIGRLPGWIAQWREMMQDPQTKIGRPRQLYTGAGERHYPAR